From Sporosarcina sp. Te-1, the proteins below share one genomic window:
- a CDS encoding 1,4-dihydroxy-2-naphthoate polyprenyltransferase, giving the protein MQQTIKADTGWRIWWQLTRPHTLTAAFAPVFLGTMIALSYGEFHLSLFLAMLVASIFIQMATNMFNEYYDYKRGLDTEHSIGIGGTIVRNGVQPKTVLFIAFMLYAVSILIGVYICMETSWMLAAVGLVSMAIGYFYTGGPYPIAYTPFGELFSGVVMGMLLVLIAFYIQMGSVTQDAILLSIPSMLLVAGIMMANNIRDIEGDRDGGRKTLAILVGRSRAITILALFFIISYCWIVGLVITGHVSVWALLVFLSVKKPIEAIKTFRKHEIPLQVMPAMKNTAVTNTLFALLLGIGILVGYLV; this is encoded by the coding sequence TTGCAACAAACAATTAAGGCAGATACCGGCTGGAGGATTTGGTGGCAATTAACAAGACCTCATACTTTGACCGCGGCATTTGCACCCGTATTTCTTGGAACAATGATTGCACTTTCTTATGGGGAATTTCACCTCTCCCTTTTTCTGGCCATGCTGGTGGCAAGCATATTTATCCAAATGGCTACAAATATGTTTAACGAGTACTATGACTATAAAAGAGGATTGGATACAGAACATTCGATTGGCATAGGCGGAACGATTGTTCGAAATGGGGTACAGCCGAAAACAGTATTGTTTATCGCCTTCATGTTATATGCAGTCTCCATCCTGATCGGAGTCTATATATGCATGGAAACATCATGGATGCTAGCGGCTGTCGGATTGGTCAGTATGGCGATCGGCTACTTTTATACAGGTGGTCCTTATCCGATCGCATATACACCATTCGGAGAGCTTTTCTCTGGTGTTGTAATGGGCATGCTGCTTGTATTAATCGCATTTTATATTCAAATGGGCTCGGTGACCCAAGATGCGATCTTGTTATCCATACCGAGTATGCTGCTCGTAGCAGGGATCATGATGGCAAACAACATTCGCGACATCGAGGGAGATCGGGATGGTGGAAGGAAGACACTTGCTATTCTGGTCGGCCGCTCCCGTGCTATCACCATATTAGCTTTATTCTTCATAATCTCCTATTGCTGGATCGTGGGACTTGTCATAACTGGACATGTAAGCGTTTGGGCTTTACTTGTCTTTCTAAGTGTGAAGAAGCCAATCGAGGCCATCAAAACATTCCGGAAGCATGAGATTCCTCTGCAAGTCATGCCGGCCATGAAAAATACAGCGGTAACGAATACATTATTCGCCCTGTTACTTGGGATAGGCATTCTAGTCGGATATCTGGTCTAA